A window of the Synechococcales cyanobacterium T60_A2020_003 genome harbors these coding sequences:
- a CDS encoding BlaI/MecI/CopY family transcriptional regulator: MAPLPDPRPKHLSLGTLETEILNILWDFESATVKDIHDRILADPDRELAYASVTTVLQRLAQKGWVESSKCDRAFVWRPTLSRQEAQMLKSHDHLRQFLSISNPDIVAAFADELDQTSLAQLDAIADCIRTARQEREAQ; the protein is encoded by the coding sequence ATGGCTCCCTTGCCTGATCCCCGTCCGAAGCACTTGTCCTTAGGAACGTTAGAAACAGAAATCTTGAACATTTTGTGGGATTTCGAGTCTGCCACCGTGAAGGACATTCACGATCGCATCCTGGCAGACCCCGACCGCGAGTTAGCCTATGCCTCGGTGACGACAGTGCTTCAGCGGTTAGCCCAAAAGGGATGGGTGGAGTCCAGTAAGTGCGATCGTGCCTTTGTATGGCGACCGACCCTCTCCCGCCAAGAGGCACAAATGTTGAAATCCCACGATCATCTACGGCAATTTCTCTCCATTAGCAACCCGGACATTGTGGCCGCGTTTGCCGATGAGTTAGATCAGACGAGTTTGGCGCAGCTTGATGCGATCGCCGACTGCATCCGAACGGCACGCCAGGAGCGGGAGGCTCAGTGA
- a CDS encoding sulfite exporter TauE/SafE family protein, whose translation MLDFWLITALGFLGSFSHCAGMCGPLTVAFGLSNQPNAAKASNQQIFFHVALNLGRIASYALVGLGIGALGSLMMASGQLAGVGSTVRRIVALLTGGSLVWLGLVQINPKLLPMIPLLNPMASGTLHDRLSRSMMQLSFMTQWWTPVLLGMVWGLMPCGFLYVAQIKAAETGSAMLGMATMLAFGIGTLPTMLGVGISASLLSRDRRSQLFRMGGWITLTIGLLTLMRTGDVMVDATGHLALGLLILALVARPLRSLGIQPLQYRRAIGVSAFVLAVAHSAHMMDHLWGWNLEAFAFMVLRHQLGLVSGAIALGLMTPAALTSFDWAQTRLGRLWKGLHWLCVPALLFCAAHCFLIGTHYLGRAQLTWVNYACTAGLAIAVLGVLLVRSPRFNLFQIHPSNSGTARDHDSSIQAASNSDLSNY comes from the coding sequence GTGCTTGATTTTTGGTTAATCACAGCCCTAGGATTTCTAGGAAGTTTTAGTCATTGTGCAGGCATGTGTGGCCCGCTGACGGTGGCGTTTGGCCTATCAAACCAGCCCAACGCAGCGAAGGCATCAAACCAACAAATTTTCTTTCACGTTGCCCTGAATCTGGGGCGGATTGCGAGCTATGCCTTGGTCGGTTTGGGCATCGGTGCGCTCGGTTCCCTGATGATGGCTAGCGGACAACTGGCAGGAGTCGGTAGCACGGTGCGGCGAATTGTGGCTTTACTGACCGGAGGCTCCTTGGTTTGGCTCGGTCTGGTACAGATTAATCCCAAGCTCTTGCCGATGATTCCCCTCCTAAATCCGATGGCAAGCGGGACATTGCACGATCGCCTCAGTCGCAGCATGATGCAGCTTTCCTTCATGACCCAGTGGTGGACTCCGGTGCTGCTGGGGATGGTGTGGGGATTAATGCCCTGTGGTTTTCTCTACGTCGCTCAGATTAAAGCCGCTGAAACGGGCAGTGCAATGCTAGGAATGGCAACGATGCTGGCCTTTGGGATCGGGACATTGCCCACGATGCTGGGGGTCGGGATTTCGGCCAGTTTGCTCAGTCGCGATCGCCGCAGTCAGCTATTTCGCATGGGCGGCTGGATTACCCTCACCATCGGTCTTTTAACCCTGATGCGCACGGGGGATGTGATGGTGGATGCCACCGGACACCTAGCACTAGGGTTACTCATCTTGGCCTTAGTAGCTCGCCCCCTGCGATCGCTTGGGATCCAGCCCTTACAATATCGCCGCGCCATTGGGGTCAGTGCGTTTGTACTGGCTGTAGCTCACAGTGCCCACATGATGGATCATCTTTGGGGCTGGAATCTAGAGGCCTTCGCGTTCATGGTGCTCCGTCATCAACTTGGCCTGGTATCTGGGGCGATCGCCCTGGGCTTGATGACTCCGGCAGCGCTCACCAGTTTTGACTGGGCGCAGACTCGTTTGGGTCGTCTTTGGAAGGGGCTACATTGGCTCTGTGTGCCTGCCCTCCTCTTCTGTGCTGCTCATTGCTTCCTGATAGGAACCCATTACCTGGGTCGGGCACAGCTTACCTGGGTGAACTACGCCTGCACCGCTGGACTGGCGATCGCCGTTTTGGGCGTGTTGCTAGTGCGATCGCCCAGATTCAATCTTTTCCAAATCCATCCATCCAATTCTGGTACTGCAAGAGATCATGACTCGTCTATTCAAGCCGCTTCAAATTCTGACCTTTCTAACTATTAG